From Blastochloris viridis, one genomic window encodes:
- a CDS encoding head-tail joining protein, whose product MNAFAAAIDAIFEDPNIGVAAIWQPGGTPPGVAARVIRKSPDVTEAFGRTSVVLPTLVLDVRTSDVARPQDGDAVEIASESFKIIGAPTIDSLGLVWSCEAVQA is encoded by the coding sequence ATGAACGCGTTTGCCGCCGCCATCGATGCGATCTTCGAGGATCCGAACATCGGCGTGGCGGCGATCTGGCAGCCGGGCGGCACCCCGCCCGGTGTTGCCGCGCGGGTCATCCGGAAATCCCCTGACGTCACCGAGGCATTCGGCAGGACCAGCGTCGTGCTGCCGACGCTGGTGCTGGATGTCCGTACGTCGGATGTCGCCCGCCCGCAGGATGGCGACGCGGTCGAGATTGCGAGCGAGAGCTTCAAGATCATCGGCGCGCCGACGATCGACAGCCTCGGCCTTGTGTGGTCGTGCGAAGCGGTGCAGGCCTGA